A region from the Pirellulales bacterium genome encodes:
- a CDS encoding FAD-dependent oxidoreductase produces MKPILVPVIAVSIFGLLAMSAEAAEMPRKPQYYYTVPAAGPPQTIDADVCVYGATPAGIIAAIQARRMGKAAVLVEFGRHLGGMTASGLSKTDGGKHAAGISREFYKVVGDRDFSPAAAEAQFLHMLEADEVRLFREHRLTAVAKDANRITEIETENGNRFRARVFIDATYEGDLLAKAGVSFTVGREANSLYRETIDGITAGSAAHNFRFPVDPYRTPCDAASGLLEGISAAGPGTVGSGDRHVQAYNFRMYLSKGPNRIPFPKPQNYDPERYTLLARYIAAGAAIPDFMQLQEGDSNNQGGFSTDNIGASDRWPEADYAERETIYQDHISYQQGMMWFLTHDERVPEAIRRAVGAYGLSPTDFQETGGWPHQLYVREGRRMVADYVMTEHNCRGQIVAEDSIGLAEYNMDSHHCQRCLLMDKDAKTGESRAIVRNEGDVQVHVPGPYPVAYRSIVPKQAECSNLLVPVCLSASHIAYGSIRMEPVFMVLGQSAGTAAALAIDADAPVQQVDYAKLRARLLADHQMLNVPAKKP; encoded by the coding sequence ATGAAACCAATTCTTGTCCCCGTCATTGCCGTTTCGATCTTCGGTTTGCTTGCGATGAGCGCCGAAGCCGCCGAGATGCCGCGCAAGCCGCAGTATTACTATACCGTTCCCGCAGCCGGTCCGCCGCAAACCATCGATGCCGATGTTTGCGTTTACGGCGCGACACCCGCCGGGATCATTGCCGCGATCCAGGCTCGCCGGATGGGTAAAGCGGCGGTGCTTGTCGAATTCGGCCGGCATTTAGGCGGGATGACGGCGAGCGGACTGTCAAAAACAGACGGCGGCAAGCACGCTGCCGGCATCTCGCGCGAGTTCTACAAAGTGGTCGGCGATCGCGATTTTTCGCCGGCCGCCGCGGAGGCTCAGTTCCTGCACATGCTCGAAGCGGACGAGGTTCGCCTTTTCCGGGAGCATCGCCTGACGGCCGTTGCGAAGGATGCAAACCGGATTACTGAAATCGAAACGGAAAACGGCAATCGCTTTCGTGCCCGCGTGTTTATCGACGCGACATACGAGGGCGATCTGCTCGCCAAGGCCGGTGTCTCGTTTACGGTCGGCCGCGAGGCGAATTCGCTCTATCGCGAGACGATCGACGGCATCACGGCGGGCAGCGCGGCCCACAACTTTCGTTTTCCCGTCGATCCCTACCGCACTCCGTGCGATGCAGCCAGCGGGTTGCTCGAAGGCATTTCTGCCGCCGGGCCTGGCACGGTCGGCTCCGGCGATCGGCACGTGCAGGCGTACAACTTTCGCATGTATCTGAGCAAAGGGCCGAATCGAATTCCGTTTCCGAAGCCGCAAAACTACGATCCCGAGCGTTACACGCTTTTGGCCCGCTACATCGCCGCTGGGGCCGCGATCCCCGATTTCATGCAGCTTCAAGAGGGAGATTCCAACAATCAAGGGGGCTTCTCAACCGACAACATCGGCGCGAGCGACCGTTGGCCCGAGGCCGATTACGCCGAGCGCGAGACGATCTATCAGGATCACATCAGCTATCAGCAAGGGATGATGTGGTTTCTTACGCATGACGAGCGCGTGCCGGAAGCGATCCGCCGCGCGGTCGGCGCGTATGGTCTCTCGCCGACCGATTTTCAGGAGACCGGCGGCTGGCCGCATCAGTTGTACGTTCGCGAGGGGCGGCGAATGGTCGCCGACTACGTGATGACCGAGCACAATTGCCGCGGCCAGATCGTGGCCGAGGATTCGATCGGGCTGGCGGAATACAATATGGATTCGCACCATTGCCAGCGCTGCCTCCTCATGGATAAGGACGCGAAGACCGGCGAGTCGCGGGCGATCGTCAGGAATGAGGGAGACGTGCAGGTGCACGTGCCGGGACCGTATCCTGTTGCGTATCGCTCGATCGTGCCGAAACAGGCCGAGTGCTCGAACTTGCTCGTCCCCGTTTGCCTTTCGGCCAGCCACATCGCTTACGGATCGATCCGCATGGAGCCGGTCTTTATGGTGCTTGGCCAAAGCGCCGGCACTGCCGCCGCGCTGGCGATCGACGCCGACGCCCCGGTGCAACAAGTCGATTACGCGAAACTGCGCGCCCGTCTGTTGGCGGACCATCAAATGTTGAACGTCCCGGCAAAGAAACCTTGA
- a CDS encoding aspartate aminotransferase family protein, giving the protein MPTHDELRRWDRELVWHAFTQMAEYEPLVIERAEGCTLFDIDGRAYLDGTSSLWCNIHGHRHPRIDAAIRLQLDRVAHVTNLGSSNPTTIELAKRLVDLAPAGLGHVFFSDDGATAVEVALKMAFQYWRQRQGLSPFAESAQQKGTVPFRPNIDKGPQPRKRLFVALEGAYHGDTLGSVSVGGVERFHAMFRPLLFEVLRLPAPDSYRRPPGVLPEQAAAHYLAPMEQLLAARHDEIAAVVIEPLLQAAAGMIMHPPGYLRGVRELTRRYGVLLIADEVAVAFGRTGTMFACEQESVSPDFLCLAKGLTGGYLPLAATLTTDEIWRAFLGTYAEGRAFFHGHTYGGNPLGAAAALATLDVFEEEQTLAGLQPKIARLAEHLDHIGQLPHVGNVRQRGLIAGIELVRDVATKQQYGWEEKRGQRVCDAARSEGVLLRPLGNVIVIMPPLAITLDELDRICLAVERGIHGATID; this is encoded by the coding sequence ATGCCCACTCACGACGAACTCCGCCGCTGGGACCGCGAGTTGGTTTGGCACGCCTTCACTCAGATGGCCGAGTACGAGCCGCTGGTGATCGAGCGGGCCGAGGGGTGCACGCTGTTCGACATCGATGGCCGCGCGTATCTCGACGGCACGAGCAGCCTGTGGTGCAACATTCACGGGCATCGCCATCCGCGGATCGATGCCGCCATCCGCCTGCAGTTGGATCGGGTCGCCCACGTCACGAATCTCGGCTCGTCAAATCCGACAACAATTGAGCTTGCCAAGCGGCTCGTCGATCTGGCCCCGGCGGGGCTCGGCCACGTGTTCTTCTCCGACGACGGGGCGACGGCGGTCGAGGTGGCGCTCAAGATGGCGTTTCAGTATTGGCGGCAGCGGCAGGGACTGTCCCCGTTTGCGGAGTCCGCGCAGCAAAAGGGGACTGTCCCTTTCCGCCCGAACATCGATAAAGGCCCGCAGCCGCGGAAGCGGCTGTTCGTCGCGCTCGAAGGGGCGTATCACGGCGACACGCTCGGGAGCGTCAGCGTCGGCGGGGTCGAGCGGTTTCATGCCATGTTTCGCCCGCTGTTGTTCGAGGTGCTTCGGCTGCCGGCCCCCGACTCGTATCGACGTCCGCCGGGCGTGCTTCCCGAGCAGGCCGCGGCTCACTACCTAGCGCCGATGGAGCAACTTCTCGCCGCCCGGCATGACGAGATCGCGGCGGTCGTGATCGAACCGCTATTGCAAGCCGCGGCCGGCATGATCATGCACCCGCCCGGCTATTTGCGCGGTGTGCGCGAACTGACGCGGCGGTACGGCGTGCTGTTGATCGCCGATGAAGTGGCTGTAGCCTTCGGCCGCACGGGCACGATGTTCGCCTGCGAGCAGGAATCCGTGTCGCCCGATTTCTTGTGTCTGGCCAAAGGACTTACCGGCGGCTATCTCCCGCTGGCTGCGACCCTCACGACCGACGAAATCTGGCGCGCATTTCTCGGCACGTATGCCGAAGGAAGGGCCTTCTTCCATGGTCACACCTACGGGGGCAACCCGCTCGGCGCCGCGGCCGCGCTGGCCACGCTCGATGTCTTTGAAGAAGAACAAACGCTCGCCGGTTTGCAGCCGAAGATCGCCCGCCTCGCGGAGCACCTCGACCACATCGGCCAACTCCCGCACGTCGGCAATGTCCGCCAGCGCGGCCTGATCGCCGGCATCGAATTGGTTCGCGACGTAGCGACAAAGCAGCAATACGGCTGGGAAGAAAAACGGGGCCAGAGAGTCTGCGACGCCGCGAGATCCGAAGGCGTCCTCCTGCGGCCGCTCGGCAACGTGATCGTCATCATGCCGCCGCTGGCGATCACGCTCGATGAACTTGACCGCATCTGTCTTGCCGTCGAGCGCGGCATTCACGGCGCGACGATCGATTAG
- a CDS encoding valine--tRNA ligase yields the protein MSELPKQYDHLAAERQWYPFWESRGYFASDPDPRPPGDPKRREPYTIVIPPPNVTGALHLGHALNNTLQDILIRSKRMQGFNALWMPGTDHAGIATQAVVERRLLSEEKLSRHDLGREALVARIWSWKEEYEARILAQLKQMGCSCDWRRTRFTLDAQCARAVRHTFFRMFNDGMIYRGKRLVNWDTFLQTAVSDDEVFHETVKGHFWHFRYPAIEPLPGEPTHVTIATTRPETMLGDTAVAVHPDPAAALDKAERELRERLAASPAKDKLDLQAQIDDLADRRHSMLPRLEKLRDMARAGRKLRLPLLNREIPLIADEWAKPELGSGCVKITPAHDANDYDVWQRHKEIGAINILNPDGTLNDAAGPYKGLKVPEARKRVVADLETAGLIEKIEDREIDLAHSDRSKTPIEPYLADQWFVRMEQLSQSAMDAVTSGRVKIHPERYAKTYLDWLGEKRDWCIGRQLWWGHRVPVWRLAKNASIPLGARLGQRIETLASWVASDRAAASWGTKSFLEVDSKSWSIRFDLIEPSDEDEEILVCVRDQDDCEVIELLEAAGFEQDSDVLDTWFSSALWPHSTLGWPGPTLPDEPRGPGNPDWSEQRYYYPTSALLTSRGIITLWVARMVLAGLYNIGEVPFRDVYIHPTILDGYGETMSKSKGNGVDPLDVIGKFGADALRFGLAFMATETQDVRMPVEFECPHCHKAIEQTQKNRVLPRVKCPHCGAEFSTQWATKPEDAALPRAPVISERFELARNFCNKLWNAARFTLLNLDGYTPEPVDMSALATEDCWILSRLSTVTEQVTAALENFKFAQAARLLYDFAWDEFCSYYLEMVKTRLADASSRPVAQRILAHLLDTIVRLLHPMVPFITEEIWQRLAEAAPIRGLMAPARCAGSVMIAAWPEVERGLQDAEIEAQFAKFQAVLAGLGEVRSRQSIPPKTPIHFAVKTDAATRKLLEPMAPYFASMAGATATAWGPEVQPPARSANVTAAGCEVFVDLAEHIDIDAEIARNEKEAEKLRQQIEAKEKKLSNENFISRAPADVVQKERESLAGLYDRLKSTTVALAELERG from the coding sequence GTGTCCGAACTCCCCAAGCAATACGATCATCTCGCGGCCGAGCGACAGTGGTATCCGTTTTGGGAATCGCGCGGCTATTTCGCAAGCGATCCCGATCCGCGGCCACCAGGCGATCCGAAGCGCCGCGAGCCTTATACGATCGTCATCCCGCCGCCGAATGTCACCGGCGCACTGCACCTCGGCCATGCGCTCAACAATACTCTGCAAGACATTCTCATCCGCTCGAAGCGGATGCAGGGCTTTAACGCGCTCTGGATGCCGGGGACCGATCACGCCGGGATCGCCACGCAAGCAGTCGTCGAGCGGCGGCTGCTCTCGGAAGAAAAACTGAGCCGGCACGATTTGGGGCGCGAGGCGCTCGTGGCCCGCATCTGGTCGTGGAAGGAGGAGTACGAGGCCCGCATTCTCGCGCAGCTCAAGCAGATGGGTTGCAGTTGCGACTGGCGGCGGACGCGGTTCACGCTCGACGCCCAGTGCGCCCGGGCCGTGCGGCACACTTTCTTCCGCATGTTCAACGACGGGATGATCTATCGCGGCAAGCGGCTCGTGAATTGGGATACGTTCCTGCAAACGGCCGTGAGCGACGACGAGGTCTTCCACGAGACGGTGAAGGGACACTTTTGGCATTTCCGCTATCCTGCGATTGAGCCGCTGCCCGGCGAACCAACGCACGTGACGATCGCCACGACGCGGCCCGAGACGATGCTCGGCGACACCGCGGTGGCGGTGCATCCCGATCCGGCCGCGGCGCTCGACAAGGCAGAGCGTGAGCTGCGCGAGCGACTGGCTGCCTCGCCAGCGAAAGATAAACTCGACCTTCAAGCGCAAATCGACGACCTCGCCGATCGCCGCCACAGCATGTTGCCGCGATTGGAAAAACTGCGCGATATGGCGCGAGCCGGACGGAAACTGCGTTTGCCGCTGTTGAACCGCGAGATTCCGCTCATCGCCGACGAATGGGCCAAGCCGGAACTCGGCAGCGGCTGCGTGAAGATCACTCCGGCCCACGACGCGAACGACTATGACGTTTGGCAGCGGCACAAGGAAATCGGCGCGATCAATATCCTCAATCCGGATGGCACACTGAACGACGCCGCCGGGCCGTATAAAGGATTGAAGGTGCCCGAGGCCCGCAAGCGCGTCGTCGCGGATCTGGAAACAGCCGGTTTGATCGAGAAGATCGAAGACCGCGAAATCGACCTGGCTCATTCCGACCGCTCGAAGACGCCGATCGAGCCGTATCTGGCCGATCAATGGTTCGTGCGGATGGAGCAGCTTTCGCAATCGGCGATGGACGCCGTGACGAGCGGGCGAGTGAAGATTCATCCTGAGCGATATGCCAAGACGTATCTCGATTGGCTCGGCGAAAAGCGCGATTGGTGCATCGGGCGCCAATTGTGGTGGGGGCATCGCGTCCCAGTTTGGCGGTTGGCTAAGAATGCAAGCATCCCGCTCGGAGCGAGGCTTGGCCAACGAATCGAAACGCTTGCTTCCTGGGTGGCAAGTGATCGCGCCGCAGCCTCGTGGGGAACCAAGTCGTTCTTGGAAGTCGATTCGAAGAGTTGGTCGATCCGATTCGACCTGATTGAACCAAGCGACGAGGATGAAGAAATCCTTGTCTGCGTTCGAGATCAAGACGATTGTGAAGTCATTGAGTTGCTTGAGGCGGCCGGCTTCGAGCAGGATTCGGACGTGCTCGACACCTGGTTCAGTTCCGCATTATGGCCACATAGCACTTTGGGTTGGCCGGGTCCTACACTCCCCGACGAGCCAAGGGGACCCGGAAATCCGGATTGGAGTGAGCAGCGCTATTACTATCCGACGAGCGCCCTGTTGACCAGTCGCGGGATCATCACGCTGTGGGTCGCGCGGATGGTGCTAGCAGGGCTGTACAACATCGGCGAAGTGCCGTTTCGCGACGTGTATATTCATCCCACGATTCTCGACGGTTACGGCGAGACGATGTCGAAATCGAAGGGGAACGGGGTCGATCCGCTCGACGTGATCGGCAAATTCGGGGCGGATGCACTGCGGTTCGGGCTGGCGTTCATGGCGACCGAGACGCAAGACGTGCGGATGCCGGTCGAGTTCGAATGCCCGCACTGCCACAAGGCAATCGAACAGACGCAAAAGAATCGCGTGCTGCCGCGCGTGAAATGCCCGCATTGCGGCGCAGAGTTTTCGACGCAATGGGCGACCAAGCCGGAGGATGCCGCGCTGCCGCGCGCGCCGGTGATCAGCGAGCGCTTTGAGCTGGCCCGCAACTTTTGCAACAAGCTCTGGAATGCGGCCCGATTTACGCTCTTGAATCTCGACGGGTATACGCCGGAGCCGGTCGATATGTCGGCACTGGCGACGGAAGATTGCTGGATTCTGAGCCGGCTTTCGACAGTGACGGAGCAAGTGACCGCGGCACTCGAGAATTTCAAGTTCGCCCAGGCGGCGCGGCTGCTCTACGACTTTGCCTGGGATGAGTTTTGCAGCTACTACCTGGAGATGGTGAAGACGCGGCTCGCAGACGCTTCGTCGCGGCCGGTCGCGCAGCGAATCTTGGCCCATCTGCTTGATACGATCGTGCGGTTGCTGCATCCGATGGTGCCGTTTATCACGGAAGAGATTTGGCAGCGATTGGCGGAGGCGGCGCCCATCCGAGGCCTGATGGCCCCGGCTCGTTGTGCAGGGAGCGTGATGATTGCCGCTTGGCCGGAAGTCGAGCGCGGTCTGCAAGACGCCGAGATTGAAGCCCAGTTTGCGAAGTTTCAGGCGGTGCTCGCAGGCTTGGGCGAAGTGAGGAGTCGGCAGAGCATTCCGCCGAAGACGCCAATCCATTTCGCCGTGAAAACGGACGCGGCAACGAGGAAGCTGCTCGAACCCATGGCCCCATACTTCGCGTCGATGGCCGGCGCCACCGCGACGGCTTGGGGGCCGGAGGTCCAGCCGCCTGCCCGCTCGGCCAATGTTACGGCCGCCGGCTGTGAAGTGTTTGTCGATCTGGCGGAGCATATCGACATCGATGCCGAAATCGCCCGTAACGAGAAGGAAGCGGAAAAGCTGCGCCAGCAAATCGAAGCAAAAGAAAAAAAGCTATCGAACGAAAACTTCATCAGCCGCGCCCCGGCCGACGTGGTGCAAAAGGAGCGCGAGAGCCTCGCCGGGCTATACGACCGCCTAAAAAGCACTACGGTGGCGCTTGCGGAGTTAGAACGAGGGTAA
- a CDS encoding aspartyl protease family protein, whose amino-acid sequence MATTTIKLRYRSTPNMGRIITSVTVENFASPQFTLRCDALVDTGASHLVLPSAWRERLGELQLLEKVDVEVADQSILRGEIRGPVKVQIEGFRAVSSEVLFLDMKPKDDRYEPLVGYIVLEQSLAAVDMVGHQLIHVKYFDAK is encoded by the coding sequence ATGGCGACGACCACAATAAAGCTCAGATACCGGAGCACACCGAACATGGGCCGGATAATTACATCGGTCACCGTCGAAAACTTCGCCAGCCCGCAGTTTACGTTGCGGTGCGATGCACTCGTGGATACCGGTGCATCGCATCTGGTTCTGCCGAGTGCATGGAGAGAGCGTTTGGGAGAATTGCAGTTGCTTGAAAAAGTGGACGTTGAGGTTGCCGATCAATCGATCCTTCGGGGAGAAATCCGCGGCCCGGTGAAGGTCCAAATTGAGGGCTTCCGTGCCGTTTCCAGCGAAGTGTTGTTTCTCGACATGAAGCCGAAAGACGACCGATACGAGCCGCTGGTTGGCTATATTGTGCTGGAACAATCCCTGGCGGCAGTAGACATGGTCGGCCATCAGCTAATTCACGTGAAGTATTTCGATGCCAAGTGA
- the cimA gene encoding citramalate synthase — MRIEIYDTTLRDGSQGEGVNFSLDDKLLIAQRLDEMCFDYVEGGYPLSNEKDAQFFQRVKQLNLRRARVCAFGMTRRKGVRAEDDPGMKALLDSGAETITLVGKTSAFHATEVLRVSLDENLAMIADSVRFLRQAGREVIYDAEHFFDGWKSNPDYARQTIQTAAAAGARLVVLCDTNGGSMPEEIAALTKEAHAALPVPVGIHCHNDCEMAVANSLSAIDAGAVHVQGTINGIGERCGNADLISTIANLAVKKKGHEVLEPNGIRRLTELSRYVYETANMNYRSNQPFVGQSAFAHKGGMHVHAVARATASYEHIDPAVVGNERRILVSELSGRSNIMALTSRHNIQDDRQLMDKILAQVVSLENAGYQFEAAEASFDLLVRRAAGTFRPHFERISYHVGVGRDERGLQTEATVKLRAGDLMRHEVAEGDGPVNALDAAMRKALGGLFPKLVEMHLVDYKVRVINSEAGTAAGVRVVIESRDQHDVWGTVGVSENIIEASWIALVDAIEYKLYKDESKGQPK; from the coding sequence ATGCGAATCGAAATCTACGATACGACCCTCCGCGACGGCAGCCAGGGCGAAGGGGTGAACTTTTCGCTCGACGACAAGCTGCTCATTGCCCAGCGGCTCGACGAAATGTGCTTCGACTACGTCGAGGGGGGCTATCCGCTCTCGAACGAAAAGGACGCCCAGTTTTTCCAGCGCGTGAAGCAATTGAACCTGCGCCGCGCGCGGGTCTGCGCCTTCGGTATGACGCGGCGGAAAGGAGTGCGGGCTGAAGACGATCCGGGGATGAAAGCGCTGCTCGATTCCGGCGCCGAGACGATCACGCTCGTCGGCAAAACATCGGCCTTCCATGCCACCGAGGTACTGCGAGTCTCGCTCGACGAGAATCTCGCGATGATCGCCGACAGCGTTCGCTTCTTGCGGCAGGCGGGGCGCGAGGTGATCTACGATGCCGAGCACTTCTTCGACGGCTGGAAGAGCAATCCGGATTACGCCCGTCAGACCATCCAAACCGCCGCAGCGGCCGGCGCGCGGCTCGTTGTGCTCTGCGACACGAACGGAGGCAGCATGCCCGAAGAGATCGCCGCACTGACGAAGGAGGCGCATGCCGCTTTGCCGGTCCCAGTCGGCATCCATTGCCACAACGATTGTGAGATGGCGGTTGCCAATTCGCTCTCTGCGATCGACGCCGGAGCCGTGCACGTGCAAGGCACGATCAACGGCATCGGCGAGCGCTGCGGCAATGCCGATCTGATCTCGACGATCGCCAACCTGGCCGTGAAGAAGAAGGGCCACGAGGTGCTCGAACCCAACGGCATTCGCCGGCTCACCGAGCTGTCGCGCTATGTCTATGAAACGGCCAACATGAACTATCGGTCCAATCAGCCGTTCGTCGGCCAGAGTGCTTTCGCTCACAAGGGAGGCATGCACGTCCACGCGGTCGCTCGGGCCACCGCGAGCTACGAACATATCGATCCGGCGGTCGTCGGAAACGAGCGGCGGATTTTGGTGAGCGAGTTGTCGGGCCGCTCGAACATCATGGCCCTCACCAGCCGGCACAACATCCAAGATGACCGCCAATTGATGGACAAGATTCTGGCCCAAGTGGTGTCGCTGGAAAACGCGGGCTACCAATTCGAGGCGGCCGAGGCGTCGTTCGATCTGTTGGTCCGCCGCGCGGCCGGCACGTTCCGGCCGCATTTCGAGCGGATCAGCTACCACGTCGGTGTGGGACGCGACGAACGCGGATTGCAAACCGAAGCGACCGTCAAGCTGCGGGCCGGCGACCTGATGCGCCACGAGGTGGCCGAAGGAGACGGCCCGGTAAACGCCCTGGACGCCGCGATGCGGAAGGCGCTCGGGGGCCTGTTTCCCAAGCTGGTCGAAATGCACCTGGTCGATTATAAAGTCCGCGTGATCAATTCCGAGGCGGGCACGGCGGCGGGAGTCCGCGTCGTGATCGAAAGCCGCGATCAACATGATGTCTGGGGCACAGTGGGAGTGAGCGAAAACATCATCGAAGCAAGCTGGATCGCTCTGGTCGATGCGATTGAGTACAAGCTGTATAAAGACGAGAGCAAAGGGCAACCAAAGTAG
- a CDS encoding SpoIIE family protein phosphatase: MQSITGDNAGERHTLNGPKAILGRHPDCQIVLDSGAVSRQHAEITCTDGDFFIQDLGSRNGTIVNGQAIQARHRLQDGDRLKICDLSFAFYRDQPSDRAPVPGIAPLADAMLIDDADEHTGKSTIMSKLDISSGTAGVRVSVNPEVKLRAVIEITENLRSALSVDSVLPKLLESLFKIFVQADRGFVVLRGANPGQLLIKAVKQRRADSEDMIRISRTIVNSVLDGKQAILSADAAADSRFEMSQSIADFRIRSMMCAPLVNSEGDALGVIQIDTIDQRARFQQDDLDVLASVANQAAFALENAQLHERSLKQREVEKELELAHKVQQSLLPSAPPILEGYCFFDFYEPANQVGGDFYDYIPLPGGRLAIVLADVSGKGVPAALVMARVSSEVRYCLASEPSVAEAVSRVNASFCKAGWDDKFVTFVLTLIDPAREEATIVNAGHMAPLLRRGSGKVVAVGEGDDDGGPPLGIDADFQYTAITHPLARGDFLTMFTDGISEAMNPDNKLYGLDRLSTQMGRAVENVSDLGREILADVKRFVSGRPQSDDMCLVCFGRE; the protein is encoded by the coding sequence TTGCAATCAATCACTGGAGACAACGCCGGGGAACGGCATACCCTCAATGGCCCCAAGGCCATTCTCGGCCGCCATCCCGACTGCCAGATCGTACTCGATTCCGGCGCGGTCAGCCGGCAGCACGCTGAGATCACCTGCACCGACGGCGATTTTTTCATCCAGGATCTGGGCAGCCGCAACGGCACGATCGTCAATGGCCAGGCGATTCAGGCCCGCCACCGACTCCAGGATGGAGACCGGCTGAAAATCTGCGACCTCTCGTTTGCCTTCTATCGCGATCAGCCGAGCGACCGCGCTCCTGTCCCCGGCATCGCGCCGCTGGCCGACGCCATGCTCATCGACGACGCCGATGAGCACACCGGCAAATCGACGATCATGTCGAAGCTCGACATCAGCAGCGGCACCGCTGGCGTGCGCGTGAGCGTGAACCCCGAGGTCAAGCTGCGGGCGGTGATTGAAATCACCGAGAACCTTCGCAGCGCTCTCTCCGTCGATTCCGTCCTTCCGAAGCTGCTCGAAAGTTTGTTCAAAATCTTCGTGCAGGCCGATCGGGGATTCGTCGTGCTCCGGGGGGCGAACCCAGGCCAACTGCTCATCAAGGCGGTCAAGCAGCGGCGGGCCGATAGCGAAGACATGATCCGCATCAGCCGCACGATCGTCAACTCGGTGCTCGACGGCAAGCAAGCCATCCTTTCGGCGGACGCGGCCGCCGATTCGCGCTTCGAGATGAGCCAGAGCATCGCCGATTTCCGCATTCGCTCGATGATGTGCGCGCCGTTGGTGAATAGCGAGGGGGATGCGCTGGGGGTGATTCAGATCGACACGATCGACCAACGGGCACGCTTTCAGCAGGACGATCTGGACGTGCTGGCGAGTGTGGCCAATCAGGCGGCCTTCGCACTGGAAAACGCTCAGCTCCACGAGCGGTCTCTCAAGCAACGGGAGGTGGAGAAGGAACTCGAGCTGGCTCACAAGGTGCAGCAGAGCCTCTTGCCGAGCGCCCCGCCAATACTCGAGGGCTATTGCTTCTTCGATTTCTACGAGCCGGCGAATCAGGTCGGTGGAGACTTTTACGACTACATTCCTTTGCCCGGTGGTCGGCTGGCGATCGTGCTGGCAGACGTTTCCGGCAAGGGAGTTCCCGCGGCCCTGGTGATGGCGCGCGTTTCGTCCGAGGTCCGCTACTGCCTGGCCAGCGAGCCGTCGGTGGCCGAAGCGGTGAGCCGAGTTAATGCGTCGTTTTGCAAGGCCGGTTGGGACGACAAGTTCGTGACCTTTGTGCTCACGCTCATCGACCCGGCCCGCGAGGAGGCAACCATCGTCAACGCCGGCCACATGGCGCCCCTCTTGCGGCGCGGCAGCGGAAAAGTCGTAGCAGTCGGTGAAGGGGACGACGACGGAGGGCCGCCGCTGGGGATCGACGCAGACTTCCAGTACACCGCCATCACGCACCCGCTTGCCCGCGGCGACTTTCTCACGATGTTCACCGATGGCATCAGCGAGGCCATGAATCCCGACAACAAGCTTTATGGCCTGGACCGTCTGTCCACTCAAATGGGCCGCGCGGTGGAAAACGTTTCCGACCTCGGCCGGGAAATCCTCGCCGACGTGAAGCGCTTCGTCAGCGGCCGCCCCCAAAGCGATGACATGTGCCTGGTTTGCTTCGGGCGCGAATGA